The genomic stretch CGGGGTCCTGAAGGAACTTCCGGATCTCGAGGCGAGGGACGATCTCGCCGGTCCGGTCATGGTCATTATCGGCGAAGCTGTCGCCGGTGCGAATTTTCAAAGATCCGAGCCCCTGTCCGCATGGACTGCGACGGCTCGCGCCAGGATGGGAAGTGAAGCATGACGGACAAGGTCCTCACCGCAAACAGGCTGACGGACGGCATCGCCGTATGGCTGGATGCGAATGGCCATTGGGTGGAAAACCTGCAGGACGCCCTGGTCGCCCGCCATGCCGAGGCCGTCGCCTCGCTGGAAGCGATCGGCAAGCGGGACTTCGCCGCCAACCGCGTCGTCGACGTCAATGTCATTGACGTGCAGGAAGTCGATGGCAAGCTCTGGCCGATCCGGCTTCGCGAGCGCATCCGGGCTGCCGGCCCCACCATGGAATACGCCGCGGGCTACCGCCCGGCCGATGCGGCCTTCATCGCAGTCTGAGGATATCATGTACCGTTACGACGAATTCGACCACGCCTTCGTCAAGGGCCGCGTCGAGCAGTTCCGCGACCAGGTCAACCGCCGCCTCTCCGGGGAGCTGACGGAGGACGCGTTCAAGCCTCTGCGCCTGATGAACGGCGTCTACCTGCAGCTGCATGCCTACATGCTGCGGATTGCCATTCCCTATGGCACACTCAATGCGAGGCAGATGCGCATGCTGGCGCATGTGGCGCGCACGTATGACCGGGGCTACGGGCACTTCACCACGCGGCAGAACCTCCAGTTCAACTGGCCGAAGCTGTCGGACACGCCGGCCATTCTCGACGAGCTGGCCACGGTCGAGATGCATGCGCTGCAGACCTCCGGCAACTGCATCCGCAACGTCACTGCAGACCACTTTGCCGGCGCCGCCGCCGACGAGGTGGCCGATCCGCGGCCCTATGCCGAGATCCTGCGCCAGTGGTCTTCGGTGCACCCGGAATTCTCCTACCTGCCGCGCAAGTTCAAGATCGCCGTCACCGGCGCGGAACGCGACCGGGCGGCGATCCAGGTCCATGACATCGGCCTGCACCTGAAGAAGAACGACAAGGGCGAACTGGGTTTTGCCGTCTATGTCGGCGGCGGGCAGGGGCGTACGCCGCTGGTGGCCAAGAAGATCCGCGACTTCCTGCCGGAAGAGGATCTGTTGACCTACACCACCGCGATCGTGCGCGTGTACAACCTCTTCGGCCGGCGCGACAACAAGTTCAAGGCGCGCATCAAGATCCTGGTCCACGAAATCGGCGTGGAGGAGATGACGCGGCGCGTGGAGGAGGAGTTCTCGCACCTGAAGGGCACCGAGCTGACCCTGCCGCAGGCCGATATTGACGCCATCACCCGCTACTTCGCGCCTCCCTCCCTG from Pseudorhizobium banfieldiae encodes the following:
- a CDS encoding DUF2849 domain-containing protein codes for the protein MTDKVLTANRLTDGIAVWLDANGHWVENLQDALVARHAEAVASLEAIGKRDFAANRVVDVNVIDVQEVDGKLWPIRLRERIRAAGPTMEYAAGYRPADAAFIAV
- a CDS encoding nitrite/sulfite reductase — protein: MYRYDEFDHAFVKGRVEQFRDQVNRRLSGELTEDAFKPLRLMNGVYLQLHAYMLRIAIPYGTLNARQMRMLAHVARTYDRGYGHFTTRQNLQFNWPKLSDTPAILDELATVEMHALQTSGNCIRNVTADHFAGAAADEVADPRPYAEILRQWSSVHPEFSYLPRKFKIAVTGAERDRAAIQVHDIGLHLKKNDKGELGFAVYVGGGQGRTPLVAKKIRDFLPEEDLLTYTTAIVRVYNLFGRRDNKFKARIKILVHEIGVEEMTRRVEEEFSHLKGTELTLPQADIDAITRYFAPPSLPERPEGWGQIAGWKKQDPDFARWVDQNVEPHKHPDYGMVTISLKPIGGIPGDASHEQMDAIADIAEEYAFDEIRISHEQNVILPHVALADLEPVYRALVAQGLATANAGLITDIIACPGLDYCALANARSIPVAQEISTRFGSPDRQAEIGELKIKISGCINACGHHHVGHIGLLGVEKKGAELYQITLGGSGDENTSIGEIIGRGFEPAKVTDAVETIVDTYLGLRLSKEETFLKAYRRVGPQPFKDALYGSTAEAA